One genomic window of Cololabis saira isolate AMF1-May2022 chromosome 3, fColSai1.1, whole genome shotgun sequence includes the following:
- the LOC133440439 gene encoding gastrula zinc finger protein XlCGF49.1-like, whose translation MKHEDVEVDISLVNVADVKVENGEPGPNCGQLLLHTSPEAQNKDEEGTECLRSDSSKTADPEPMRRHGDREDAAVPSDSNCKSKLTRTHTGKKAFSCSTCRKEFSKRCNLMDHAKIHTGERPYLCNTCGKTFTKSSNLKSHITTHTGEKPYICKTCGKSYTQRSTLVVHSRIHTGERPYLCNTCGKTFTESSTRKRHITTHTGEKPYICKTCGKSYEQCCNLVVHSRTHMGVKQYLCNTCNKGFSCRIDLLSYMKNHPEEKSGDS comes from the coding sequence atgaagcacgaggacgtagaggtggatatctcattggtcaatgtcgctgatgtgaaagttgaaaatggtgaaccaggaccaaactgtggccagctgctgttgcacacttctcctgaagctcaaaacaaagatgaggaagggactgaatgtttacgctcagactccagtaaaactgcagatccggagccaatgagacgacacggtgaccgcgaagatgctgctgtcccgtcagacagcaactgtaaatcaaagctgaccaggacccacacggggaagaaggcgttttcttgcagcacttgcaggaaagagttcagtaaacgttgtaatttaatggatcacgcgaagatccacactggcgaaaggccgtacctgtgcaacacctgcggaaaaacctttactaaatcatcaaatcttaaaagccacataaccacgcacacgggtgagaagccctacatctgcaaaacatgtggaaaaagttacacacaacgttccaccctggtggttcactcgaggatccacaccggcgaaaggccgtacctgtgcaacacctgcggaaaaacctttactgaatcatcaactcgtaaacggcacataaccacgcacacgggcgagaagccctacatctgcaaaacatgtggaaagagttacGAGCAATGTTGcaacctggtggttcactcgaggacccacatgGGCGTGAAGCAATATTTGTGCAacacgtgcaacaaaggttttagctgcagaattgatttgctgagttacatgaaaaatcacccggaggagaagtctggtgactcgtga
- the LOC133440699 gene encoding stonustoxin subunit beta-like — protein MMFWSSESVNWCSGNKSRDSNRLSDCNLSEDICADLTSVLSSQSSSLTELDLSNNHLQDSGLKKLCPGLESPHCHLEYLRLSGCLISEEGCASLVSALSSNPSHLRELDLSYNHPGESVKLLSAGLKDPRWRLDTLRVEPAGQRWLTPGLRKYSCQLTIDTNTVNKHIKLSDNNRKMTYVKEDQSYPDHPDRFDYWDQLLCREVLMGRCYWEVQVRGGVSVSVSYRRISRKGDSKDCVLGWNDHSWSLLCSDDGRYQVWHNNRVTSSSSSSSVSDRVAVYVDLPAGTLSFYSISSDRLILLHTFNTTFTEPLYPGFGFRSSSCGSVSLC, from the exons ATGATGTTCTGGAGTTCGGAGTCTGTGAATTGGTGCAGCGGCAACAAGAGCAGAGACAGCAATCG gttgagtgactgtaacctctcagaggacatctgtgcagatctgacctcagttctcagctctcagtcctccagtctgacagaactggacctgagtaacaaccacctgcaggattcaggactgaagaagctgtgtcctggactggagagtccacactgtcacctggagtatCTCAG gctgtcaggctgtctgatctcagaggaaggctgtgcttctctggtctcagctctgagctccaacccctcccacctgagagagctggacctgagctacaaccatccaggagagtcagtgaagcttttgtctgctggactgaaggatccccgctggagactggacactctcag ggtggagcctgctggacaacgatggttgacaccaggtctgaggaagt attcctgtcaactcaccatcgacacaaacacagtcaacaaacacatcaaactgtctgacaacaacaggaagatgacgtatgtgaaggaagatcagtcatatcctgatcatccagacaggtttgattactgggatcagctgctgtgtagagaagttctgatgggtcgctgttactgggaggtccaggtGAGAGGaggagtttctgtatcagtgagttacagaagaatcagcaggaaaggagATTCTAAAGACTGTGTGTTAGGAtggaacgatcattcctggagtctgttaTGTTCTGATGATGGTCGGTACCAAGTCTGGCACAATAACAGAGTAACatcgtcctcctcctcttcctcagtctctgacagagtagcagtgtatgtggaccttcctgctggaactctgtccttctacagcatctcctctgacagactgatcctcctccacaccttcaacaccacattcactgaacctctTTATCCTGGGTTCGGGTTCAGGTCTAGTTCTTGTggttcagtgtctctgtgttga
- the LOC133440429 gene encoding zinc finger protein 239-like: MKHEDVEVDVSLVNVAVVKVENGEPGPNCVQLLLHTSPEAQNKDEEGTESFRSDSSKTADPEPMRRHGDHEDAAVPSDSNCKSKLTRTHTGQKAFSCSTCRKEFSRSCNLMDHMKIHTNERPYLCDTCNKTFTRSSHLKSHIYTHTGEKPYICKTCGKSYRLRSTLVVHLRIHTGEKPYLCNTCGKSFIRLSNLKSHITIHTGEMPYICKTCGKSYRLSSHLVVHLRTHTGERPYLCNTCGKTFTKSSHLNRHITTHTGEKRYLCKTCNKGFSRRIDLLSHMKNHPEEKSGDS; encoded by the coding sequence atgaagcacgaggacgtagaggtggatgtctcattggtcaatgtcgctgttgtgaaagttgaaaatggtgaaccaggaccaaactgtgtccagctgctgttgcacacttctcctgaagctcaaaacaaagatgaggaagggactgaaagtttccgctcagactccagtaaaactgcagatccggagccaatgagacgacacggtgaccacgaagatgctgctgtcccgtcagacagcaactgtaaatcaaagctgaccaggacccacacggggcagaaggcgttttcttgcagcacttgcaggaaagagttcagtagaagttgtaatttaatggatcacatgaagatccacactaaCGAAAGGCCCTATCTGTGCGACACCTgcaacaaaacctttactagatcatcacatcttaaaagccacatatacacgcacacgggcgagaagccctacatctgcaaaacatgtggaaaaagttacaggctacgttccacCTTGGTGGTTCACTTgaggatccacaccggcgaaaagccgtacctgtgcaacacctgcggcaaaAGCTTTATTAGATTATcaaatcttaaaagccacataaccatACACACGGGTGAGatgccctacatctgcaaaacatgtggaaaaagttacaggctatcTTCCCACCTGGTGGTTCACTTGAggacccacactggcgaaaggccgtacctgtgcaacacctgcggaaaaacctttactaaatcatcacatcttaaccgccacataaccacgcacacgggtgagaagcgatatttgtgcaagacgtgcaacaaaggttttagccgcagaattgatttgctgagtcacatgaaaaatcacccggaggagaagtctggtgactcgtga